In a single window of the Papaver somniferum cultivar HN1 chromosome 8, ASM357369v1, whole genome shotgun sequence genome:
- the LOC113304362 gene encoding serine/arginine-rich splicing factor RS40-like isoform X2 gives MDDERDAEDAIRGLDRAEFGRQGRRLRVEWTKQERGIRRPAGSRRSSANSKPTKTLFVINFDPIHTRTRDLERHFDAYGKILNIRIRRNFAFIQFESQDDATKALDATNMSKLMDRVISVEYAVRDDDERREGHSPDRRGGRDRSRERGRSPSPYRRDRGSPDYGRAPSPDRRRGSRDSPYRRERASPDYGRGPKESPYRRDKGSPDYGRGRSPSPVRRRSSRDSPYAREKVVSPGYDCGSLSPVKKRERNDSPARSPSMSPSKKRGRRHSPYGRERAASPGYRRDPSRSPVRKDETNGSPNGKAESPAYERHRSRSPVEDCERS, from the exons ATGGATGATGAACGAGATGCTGAGGATGCAATAAGAGGACTGGACCGTGCAGAATTCGGTAGACAAGGTCGTCGACTTCGCGTTGAGTGGACAAAG CAAGAAAGAGGTATTAGGAGGCCTGCAGGCTCAAGGAGATCCTCTGCCAATTCAAAGCCAACAAAAACCTTGTTTGTTATCAACTTTGATCCTATTCACACTAGGACAAGGGATTTGGAGAGGCACTTTGATGCATATGGAAAGATCTTGAATATAAGAATTCGAAGGAATTTTGCATTTATTCAGTTTGAATCACAGGATGATGCCACCAAAGCTTTGGATGCAACAAACATGAG CAAGTTGATGGATCGAGTTATTTCGGTGGAATATGCTGTTAGAGATGATGATGAAAGAAGAGAGGGCCACAGCCCTGACCGAAGGGGTGGTAGAGATAGATCTCGTGAACGTGGGAGATCTCCTAGTCCTTACAGGAGGGATAGAGGCAGTCCTGATTACGGCCGTGCTCCTAGCCCAGACAGAAGGCGTGGGTCGAGAGACAGTCCTTACAGAAGAGAGAGAGCCAGTCCAGACTATGGTCGTGGACCAAAGGAGAGTCCATACCGCAGAGACAAGGGAAGTCCTGACTATGGGCGTGGCCGAAGTCCAAGTCCAGTTAGGAGGCGTTCATCAAGGGATAGTCCTTATGCACGAGAGAAGGTTGTTAGTCCTGGTTATGATTGCGGAAGCCTGAGCCCAGTCAAGAAGCGTGAGAGAAATGATAGTCCTGCTCGTAGCCCAAGCATGAGCCCAAGCAAGAAGCGTGGACGACGGCATAGTCCATATGGAAGAGAGAGAGCGGCTAGCCCTGGGTATCGTCGTGATCCTAGTCGAAGCCCTGTAAGAAAGGATGAGACAAATGGAAGTCCCAATGGCAAAGCTGAAAGTCCAGCATATGAGAGACATCGCAG
- the LOC113304362 gene encoding serine/arginine-rich splicing factor RS40-like isoform X1, whose protein sequence is MRPIFCGNFEYDARQNDLERLFNKYGKVERVDMKSGFAFVYMDDERDAEDAIRGLDRAEFGRQGRRLRVEWTKQERGIRRPAGSRRSSANSKPTKTLFVINFDPIHTRTRDLERHFDAYGKILNIRIRRNFAFIQFESQDDATKALDATNMSKLMDRVISVEYAVRDDDERREGHSPDRRGGRDRSRERGRSPSPYRRDRGSPDYGRAPSPDRRRGSRDSPYRRERASPDYGRGPKESPYRRDKGSPDYGRGRSPSPVRRRSSRDSPYAREKVVSPGYDCGSLSPVKKRERNDSPARSPSMSPSKKRGRRHSPYGRERAASPGYRRDPSRSPVRKDETNGSPNGKAESPAYERHRSRSPVEDCERS, encoded by the exons ATGAGGCCTATATTCTGTGGTAATTTCGAGTATGATGCACGCCAGAATGACCTCGAGAGACTTTTCAACAAGTATGGAAAGGTTGAGCGGGTTGATATGAAGTCTG GATTTGCGTTTGTGTATATGGATGATGAACGAGATGCTGAGGATGCAATAAGAGGACTGGACCGTGCAGAATTCGGTAGACAAGGTCGTCGACTTCGCGTTGAGTGGACAAAG CAAGAAAGAGGTATTAGGAGGCCTGCAGGCTCAAGGAGATCCTCTGCCAATTCAAAGCCAACAAAAACCTTGTTTGTTATCAACTTTGATCCTATTCACACTAGGACAAGGGATTTGGAGAGGCACTTTGATGCATATGGAAAGATCTTGAATATAAGAATTCGAAGGAATTTTGCATTTATTCAGTTTGAATCACAGGATGATGCCACCAAAGCTTTGGATGCAACAAACATGAG CAAGTTGATGGATCGAGTTATTTCGGTGGAATATGCTGTTAGAGATGATGATGAAAGAAGAGAGGGCCACAGCCCTGACCGAAGGGGTGGTAGAGATAGATCTCGTGAACGTGGGAGATCTCCTAGTCCTTACAGGAGGGATAGAGGCAGTCCTGATTACGGCCGTGCTCCTAGCCCAGACAGAAGGCGTGGGTCGAGAGACAGTCCTTACAGAAGAGAGAGAGCCAGTCCAGACTATGGTCGTGGACCAAAGGAGAGTCCATACCGCAGAGACAAGGGAAGTCCTGACTATGGGCGTGGCCGAAGTCCAAGTCCAGTTAGGAGGCGTTCATCAAGGGATAGTCCTTATGCACGAGAGAAGGTTGTTAGTCCTGGTTATGATTGCGGAAGCCTGAGCCCAGTCAAGAAGCGTGAGAGAAATGATAGTCCTGCTCGTAGCCCAAGCATGAGCCCAAGCAAGAAGCGTGGACGACGGCATAGTCCATATGGAAGAGAGAGAGCGGCTAGCCCTGGGTATCGTCGTGATCCTAGTCGAAGCCCTGTAAGAAAGGATGAGACAAATGGAAGTCCCAATGGCAAAGCTGAAAGTCCAGCATATGAGAGACATCGCAG